A stretch of the Psychrilyobacter piezotolerans genome encodes the following:
- a CDS encoding Na/Pi cotransporter family protein, translating into MGLDIFFKVIGGLGVFLYGMHHMSGGMQKIAGTKIKSIIGLLTKNRVIACIVGVVVTAMVQSSSVSTVMTIGFVNASLMSLKQALGVILGANIGTTVTGWILVLKIGKYGLPMAGISAILYLFAKSEKVKTKFLTFMGLGMIFFGLELMSSGFKPLRTMPFFIELFHSFDATSGFGGVIAAALVGALLTAIVQSSSATLGITIVLASQGMINSETAVALVLGENVGTTITAMLASLGARANAKRAAIAHTVINVIGVIWVVSIFPYYLQFLSNFVNPVANVTKYIATAHTMFNVTNVLLFLPFIGYIAKMLEKMIVEKEEVVKKITHLDERMLETPDIVVEQTKVEINKIGTKIISAFDDIMKTFKENLPEDSKEFQNVVKLEDKMDIIQGEIASINSKVLTLDVEEPIIKKARKNIAISDQYESVTDYMKRIVFIHKRLLDNDQMLSKENLEDLGKIHTLSLDFFNYVDSSYKDENYNILVEATKRSAAISNLYKEIRRNHLDRMAETTKSPILVTGYMDILNHYKRLSDHSLTVVEILNI; encoded by the coding sequence ATGGGATTAGATATATTTTTTAAAGTTATAGGAGGACTAGGAGTCTTTTTATATGGTATGCATCATATGTCTGGCGGAATGCAAAAAATCGCCGGAACTAAGATCAAGAGTATAATTGGTCTGTTGACTAAAAACAGAGTTATAGCCTGTATAGTTGGAGTAGTAGTAACAGCCATGGTTCAGTCATCTTCTGTAAGTACAGTTATGACTATCGGATTTGTTAATGCGTCACTTATGAGTTTAAAGCAGGCACTGGGTGTAATTTTAGGAGCGAACATTGGTACCACTGTTACCGGTTGGATCCTGGTATTAAAAATTGGTAAATACGGATTACCTATGGCAGGAATTTCAGCTATTCTTTATCTGTTTGCTAAGAGTGAAAAAGTTAAGACTAAATTTTTAACGTTTATGGGATTAGGAATGATCTTCTTCGGATTAGAGCTTATGAGTTCAGGATTCAAACCCCTTAGAACGATGCCTTTCTTCATAGAATTATTTCATAGTTTTGATGCTACTAGTGGTTTTGGCGGAGTAATAGCAGCTGCCCTTGTAGGAGCCTTACTTACAGCCATAGTTCAATCATCTTCAGCTACTCTGGGTATAACAATAGTATTAGCCAGTCAGGGAATGATAAATTCTGAAACAGCAGTAGCTTTAGTTTTAGGAGAAAATGTAGGGACAACAATCACTGCCATGTTAGCTTCTTTAGGAGCCCGTGCCAATGCAAAGAGAGCAGCAATTGCCCATACAGTTATAAATGTTATAGGTGTAATATGGGTAGTGTCTATATTTCCATACTACCTTCAATTCCTATCAAATTTTGTAAATCCTGTAGCAAATGTTACAAAATATATTGCCACTGCTCATACTATGTTTAACGTAACCAACGTACTTTTATTCCTACCATTTATAGGTTATATAGCTAAAATGTTGGAAAAAATGATAGTTGAAAAGGAAGAAGTAGTAAAGAAAATAACTCACTTAGACGAAAGAATGCTTGAAACTCCTGATATTGTAGTGGAACAGACAAAAGTAGAGATAAACAAAATTGGAACAAAAATCATTTCTGCTTTCGATGATATAATGAAAACATTTAAGGAAAATCTGCCTGAGGATTCTAAAGAATTTCAAAATGTAGTGAAACTTGAGGATAAGATGGATATAATCCAAGGGGAAATTGCCTCTATAAATTCGAAAGTCCTTACTTTAGATGTGGAAGAACCGATAATAAAGAAAGCTAGAAAAAATATAGCTATCTCAGACCAGTATGAATCTGTTACAGACTATATGAAAAGAATTGTATTTATCCACAAAAGATTATTAGATAACGATCAAATGCTAAGTAAGGAAAACTTAGAGGATTTAGGAAAAATTCATACTCTGTCTCTAGATTTCTTTAACTATGTAGACAGCTCTTATAAGGATGAAAACTATAATATCTTAGTAGAAGCTACTAAGAGGTCTGCTGCTATTTCCAATCTATACAAGGAAATTAGAAGAAACCATCTGGATAGAATGGCTGAAACAACTAAGTCACCTATATTAGTTACAGGATATATGGATATATTAAATCACTATAAAAGATTGAGTGACCACTCACTGACAGTAGTAGAAATATTGAATATATAG
- a CDS encoding LrgB family protein: MELLNSPLFGVCLTIIAYIIGLEIYKKFKLPILNPILIALIIIIPILLYFKIPLETYEKGGDLISFFLAPATVVLAVPLYKKIDLLKQHFIPILGGVIAGILTSILFCTLIGKALGLDLSIIKSSLSKSLTTPIAIELSKQVGGIVPITIVMVMITGITGAVMAPFICKIFKIENKVAKGIAIGTASHAVGTSRAIEMGETQGAMSGLAIGVAGILTVFILPLLHIILF, encoded by the coding sequence ATGGAATTATTAAACAGTCCGCTGTTTGGAGTTTGTCTGACAATTATTGCCTATATCATAGGGTTGGAGATCTATAAAAAATTTAAACTTCCTATTCTAAATCCTATATTAATAGCCCTTATAATTATAATCCCTATATTATTATATTTTAAAATACCACTGGAGACCTATGAAAAAGGGGGCGACCTGATCTCTTTTTTCTTAGCACCTGCCACAGTGGTTTTAGCAGTACCCCTGTATAAAAAAATAGATCTGTTGAAACAGCATTTTATTCCTATATTAGGAGGAGTTATTGCAGGAATTTTGACCTCTATCCTATTCTGCACCCTTATAGGAAAAGCTTTGGGGCTGGATCTGAGTATTATAAAATCTTCCCTGTCAAAGTCACTGACTACCCCTATAGCCATAGAGTTATCTAAACAGGTAGGAGGGATTGTACCTATTACCATAGTGATGGTTATGATAACCGGGATAACAGGAGCTGTTATGGCACCATTTATATGTAAGATATTTAAGATAGAAAATAAAGTTGCCAAGGGAATAGCCATTGGAACTGCCAGTCATGCTGTGGGTACTTCCAGAGCTATCGAGATGGGAGAAACCCAGGGAGCTATGAGCGGCTTAGCAATTGGGGTAGCCGGGATCTTAACAGTTTTCATCTTACCCCTATTACATATAATATTATTTTAA
- a CDS encoding CidA/LrgA family protein, with translation MIKQYAIIFTVTYLGEMISKSINFPIPGPVIGMLIFFILLERKLIDVDFVEKGANTILLNLAIFFIPPGVGLISALDLLSGNVLKIVITMILTTIITMGVTGVTVQYLINRRRK, from the coding sequence ATGATAAAACAATATGCCATTATATTTACGGTAACTTATTTAGGAGAGATGATCAGCAAATCCATCAACTTTCCCATTCCGGGGCCGGTCATTGGTATGCTGATATTTTTCATTTTGCTTGAAAGAAAATTAATTGATGTAGATTTTGTGGAAAAGGGAGCCAATACCATCTTGCTGAATCTGGCTATATTTTTTATTCCACCGGGAGTGGGACTTATCTCTGCTTTAGATCTGCTCAGCGGAAATGTATTAAAAATAGTAATAACTATGATACTGACCACCATAATTACCATGGGAGTCACAGGAGTCACAGTTCAGTATCTGATAAATAGGAGGAGAAAATAA
- the moaC gene encoding cyclic pyranopterin monophosphate synthase MoaC, with amino-acid sequence MGFSHFKDGKAVMVDVSKKEDTSRRATACGSIEVNSETMDLIVNGGIKKGDVLGVARVAAIMASKKTHELIPMCHPLLLTGADIDFEIDEENLVIYAAGTVKTTGQTGVEMEALQMVSTALLTIYDMCKAIDKEMIIGRIYLKEKTGGKSGNFVNSKI; translated from the coding sequence ATGGGATTTAGTCATTTTAAAGATGGAAAAGCTGTCATGGTAGATGTGAGTAAAAAAGAGGATACCAGCAGAAGAGCAACAGCCTGCGGGAGTATAGAGGTCAACTCTGAGACTATGGATCTTATTGTGAATGGAGGAATTAAGAAAGGAGATGTTTTGGGAGTGGCCAGAGTTGCGGCTATTATGGCTTCTAAAAAAACTCATGAACTTATTCCCATGTGTCATCCGCTGCTTCTTACAGGAGCCGATATAGATTTTGAAATAGATGAGGAAAACTTAGTTATCTATGCTGCAGGAACTGTTAAAACCACAGGACAAACAGGTGTAGAGATGGAAGCTCTCCAGATGGTAAGCACAGCACTCCTAACTATTTATGATATGTGTAAAGCCATAGATAAGGAGATGATCATAGGAAGGATCTATCTGAAAGAAAAAACAGGCGGTAAGAGCGGTAACTTTGTTAATTCTAAGATCTAG
- a CDS encoding GNAT family N-acetyltransferase: protein MRIEKLDEKHLKECSVMYIETFNSEPWNDKWDEVTSYLRLKDIYDTPGFFGLVVLDGVELKGAVFGNIEQWFEGYMYNLKEMFVKKDNKGSGIGTRLISELERLLKEEGVNSINLFTSRGDLTEKFYIKNGFITEENMIMMHKSI from the coding sequence ATGAGAATTGAAAAATTAGATGAAAAGCATTTGAAAGAATGCTCTGTAATGTATATTGAAACTTTTAACAGCGAACCTTGGAACGATAAATGGGATGAAGTTACTTCGTATTTAAGATTAAAAGACATTTACGATACTCCTGGTTTCTTTGGTTTGGTAGTTTTAGATGGCGTTGAATTAAAAGGAGCTGTGTTTGGAAATATAGAACAGTGGTTCGAAGGATATATGTATAACCTTAAAGAAATGTTCGTGAAAAAAGATAATAAGGGTAGTGGCATAGGTACTAGGTTGATTTCGGAGTTAGAGAGATTGTTAAAAGAAGAAGGTGTAAATTCAATAAACTTATTTACCAGCAGGGGTGATTTGACTGAGAAGTTTTACATAAAGAACGGCTTTATTACCGAAGAAAATATGATTATGATGCATAAAAGTATCTAG
- a CDS encoding MerR family transcriptional regulator — MYRIGDFSRICGVSIALLHHWEKVGILIPFKKNSENGYRYYDPSQIIKVYNILTLQSVGLSLKEIATLITLEDNEMLEILIENTIKIKNKISNLQETLRQLETNMFLIKNGGIPMEKLVTVKNVKPILVAYYRDKADAVTGLNDYWQPLLNYISEKGGEPSAPCMTILYNNYFGKTEDKYDLAIVEGVSALIPSTEKFICQELPEVENMACIVHKGGYGKIFETYNILEKWINENGYKPKGALREIYHKGSWLDIPEEEYITELQIEIVK; from the coding sequence ATGTATAGAATAGGAGATTTCTCTAGAATATGTGGTGTCAGCATAGCTTTGTTGCATCATTGGGAAAAGGTGGGTATTCTTATACCCTTTAAAAAGAATAGTGAAAATGGTTACAGGTATTATGACCCTTCACAAATAATTAAGGTCTATAATATTTTAACTCTGCAGAGTGTAGGGCTTTCACTGAAAGAAATAGCAACACTTATAACTTTAGAAGACAATGAAATGTTAGAAATTTTAATAGAAAATACAATAAAAATTAAAAATAAAATATCAAATCTACAAGAAACATTAAGACAGCTTGAAACAAACATGTTTTTAATAAAAAATGGAGGTATCCCTATGGAAAAACTTGTAACTGTAAAAAATGTTAAACCTATTCTGGTAGCATATTATCGTGATAAAGCTGACGCTGTAACAGGGTTAAATGATTATTGGCAGCCGCTGCTTAATTACATCTCGGAAAAAGGGGGAGAACCTTCAGCACCCTGTATGACTATTTTATATAATAATTACTTTGGAAAAACAGAAGATAAGTATGATTTAGCCATAGTTGAAGGAGTTTCTGCTCTTATTCCAAGTACAGAAAAATTTATATGCCAGGAGCTGCCAGAAGTTGAAAATATGGCATGTATAGTTCATAAGGGTGGATACGGAAAGATCTTTGAAACATATAATATTTTAGAAAAATGGATAAATGAAAATGGATACAAACCTAAAGGAGCTTTAAGAGAGATTTATCATAAAGGTTCTTGGTTAGATATTCCTGAAGAAGAATATATAACTGAACTTCAGATAGAAATAGTAAAATAA
- a CDS encoding DMT family transporter has translation MNNELIGLNKSRMKELIDKNLMVIATLFFSGAFIAGKFSIAEFPVYSLTFFRFLIAAVVLFLIMWKKGEDLTLEKADIPRILLLSLLGMVGYHVFFFTALKYTSSVNTSLIAATNPIMTTIMASLFLKERFPKKAVGGILISFLGVAMIVTNGSIDVIKNMNFNIGDLYMLLAVLSFSLYFIVLKGIVGRVAPIKLTSYVFLFCVILLIPMVIYENPMSFIPKTTWTGWSSLVYMSIFASVIAYLIQQVSVKRIGPAKTSLYVNLVPLFSMIMAYFILGEVITLPKVFAGFMIITGVIITLRSKK, from the coding sequence ATGAACAACGAACTTATAGGTTTAAACAAAAGCAGGATGAAAGAATTGATAGATAAGAATTTAATGGTAATTGCAACTCTATTTTTTTCAGGAGCTTTTATAGCAGGTAAATTTTCCATAGCGGAATTTCCGGTGTATTCTCTGACATTTTTCAGATTTTTAATAGCAGCTGTAGTTTTATTTTTAATCATGTGGAAAAAAGGAGAAGATTTAACTCTGGAAAAAGCAGACATCCCCAGAATACTCCTCCTATCCCTCCTTGGTATGGTAGGCTACCATGTATTCTTTTTTACAGCGTTAAAGTATACAAGCAGCGTCAACACATCCCTTATAGCAGCTACGAATCCAATTATGACTACCATTATGGCATCTTTATTTTTAAAAGAAAGGTTTCCTAAAAAGGCAGTCGGGGGAATACTCATCTCCTTCTTAGGAGTAGCTATGATCGTTACCAATGGTTCCATAGATGTGATTAAAAATATGAATTTTAATATAGGAGACCTCTATATGCTTCTGGCTGTTCTCTCTTTTTCCCTCTACTTCATAGTTCTAAAGGGAATCGTAGGACGTGTTGCACCTATAAAACTTACATCTTATGTATTTTTATTCTGTGTGATCCTTCTGATCCCCATGGTAATATATGAAAATCCCATGAGTTTTATACCAAAAACTACCTGGACGGGATGGAGCAGTTTAGTATATATGTCGATCTTTGCTTCAGTTATAGCATATCTGATTCAGCAGGTATCGGTAAAAAGGATAGGTCCTGCAAAGACTTCCCTGTATGTTAACTTAGTTCCCCTGTTTTCCATGATAATGGCATACTTTATCTTAGGAGAGGTTATTACCCTGCCTAAGGTCTTCGCAGGGTTTATGATCATCACAGGGGTAATCATAACTTTGAGGAGTAAGAAATAA